One window from the genome of Polynucleobacter sp. MWH-Svant-W18 encodes:
- a CDS encoding 2-isopropylmalate synthase: MSDKVIIFDTTLRDGEQSPGASMTKDEKVRIARQLERLKVDVIEAGFAASSEGDFQAISAVAAAVKDSIVCSLARANEKDITRASDALKAAKSKRIHAFLATSPLHMAVKLRMSPEDVLEQAKRSIRFARNLAEDIEFSAEDGYRSEMDFLCRVVEAVIKEGATTINIPDTVGYATPELYGEFIKTLRTSVPNSDKAIWSVHCHNDLGMAVANSLAGVKIGGARQIECTINGLGERAGNTALEEIVMSLRTRKDYFDMVCGIDATQIVPASKLVSQITGFVVQPNKAVVGANAFAHASGIHQDGILKNRETYEIMRAEDVGWSTNKIVLGKLSGRNAFKQRLHELGITVEAEAELNEAFARFKALADQKAEIFDEDIIAIMSDSAAAEEGEHYHFISLSQHSETGERPKSRVTFRMGNTEVSSEAEGNGPVDASLNAIEEIAKSGAEQLLYSVNAITSGTQSQGEVTVRLAKGGRIVNGVGTDPDIIAASAKAYLSALNKLHDPSQAKLNAQMTP, from the coding sequence ATGAGCGATAAAGTAATCATTTTTGATACCACCTTGCGTGATGGCGAGCAGTCCCCTGGCGCCTCAATGACCAAAGACGAGAAGGTTCGCATTGCGCGCCAATTAGAGCGCCTTAAGGTTGATGTCATCGAAGCCGGCTTTGCGGCAAGCTCTGAAGGTGATTTTCAGGCAATCTCTGCTGTGGCTGCTGCAGTGAAGGATTCGATTGTGTGTTCTTTGGCCAGAGCAAATGAAAAAGATATTACGCGTGCCTCTGATGCCTTAAAGGCAGCTAAGTCAAAACGGATTCATGCTTTCTTGGCAACTAGTCCTTTGCATATGGCTGTCAAATTGCGCATGTCTCCAGAGGATGTTTTGGAGCAAGCTAAGCGCTCCATTCGGTTTGCCAGAAATTTGGCGGAAGATATTGAGTTCTCTGCAGAAGATGGCTATCGCTCGGAGATGGATTTTTTATGCAGAGTAGTCGAAGCTGTCATCAAGGAGGGTGCCACTACGATCAATATTCCGGACACTGTGGGCTATGCAACGCCTGAGTTGTATGGTGAGTTCATAAAAACTTTGCGGACTAGCGTGCCAAATTCTGATAAAGCCATTTGGTCGGTTCATTGTCATAATGATTTAGGTATGGCTGTTGCAAATTCTTTGGCCGGCGTGAAGATTGGCGGGGCTCGTCAAATCGAGTGCACCATTAACGGTTTAGGTGAAAGAGCTGGAAACACTGCCTTGGAAGAGATTGTGATGTCCTTGCGTACCCGTAAGGATTATTTTGATATGGTCTGCGGAATTGACGCTACGCAGATAGTTCCAGCATCCAAATTGGTTTCTCAAATAACCGGCTTTGTGGTGCAACCGAATAAGGCTGTTGTTGGTGCTAATGCCTTTGCCCATGCTTCCGGCATCCATCAAGATGGTATTTTGAAGAACCGCGAAACCTATGAAATTATGCGCGCTGAAGATGTAGGTTGGTCTACAAACAAAATCGTCTTGGGTAAATTGTCTGGGCGTAATGCTTTCAAGCAACGTTTACATGAGTTGGGTATTACGGTTGAGGCAGAGGCGGAGTTAAATGAAGCATTTGCAAGATTCAAGGCCTTGGCAGATCAAAAAGCCGAAATCTTTGATGAAGACATCATCGCCATCATGTCTGATTCTGCAGCGGCAGAAGAGGGTGAGCATTACCACTTCATTTCTTTGAGTCAGCACTCAGAAACAGGTGAGCGTCCAAAGTCACGGGTCACTTTCCGGATGGGCAATACAGAAGTCAGCTCAGAAGCAGAAGGTAATGGCCCAGTAGACGCAAGCTTGAATGCTATTGAAGAGATCGCCAAAAGTGGGGCAGAGCAGTTGCTCTATTCCGTAAACGCGATTACCTCTGGTACGCAGTCCCAAGGTGAAGTGACAGTGCGTTTAGCAAAAGGAGGCCGCATTGTGAATGGCGTTGGCACAGATCCTGACATCATTGCTGCATCGGCTAAGGCCTATTTATCAGCCTTAAATAAATTGCATGATCCTAGTCAAGCCAAGCTCAATGCACAGATGACGCCATAA
- the pssA gene encoding CDP-diacylglycerol--serine O-phosphatidyltransferase — protein MSTFRRRGRIDRSRLSHKRILKSEGDWVDALGDGVDYEVEEVHDKPRPRGKGIYLLPNAFTTAALFSGFFAIVNAMNDQFQVAAIAIFASLVLDGMDGRVARMTNTQSAFGEQYDSLADMVSFGVAPALVAYEWALKDLGKWGWLAAFTYCAGAALRLARFNVNTGVVDKKFFQGLPSPAAGALMAGFIWLADDNKIPVRDTAIPWVTFFIAVYAGLTMVSNARFYSGKALDVRYRVPFGVMVLMILTFVLISSNPPLTLFGLFVVYSISGYVIWGWERLSGKRFS, from the coding sequence TTGAGTACATTTCGTCGTCGTGGCCGTATAGATCGCAGTCGCCTCTCACATAAACGCATTTTGAAGTCTGAGGGTGATTGGGTAGACGCTTTAGGGGATGGTGTTGATTATGAAGTAGAAGAGGTGCACGATAAGCCTCGTCCACGTGGTAAAGGCATTTACTTGCTGCCTAATGCGTTTACGACTGCAGCACTTTTTAGTGGTTTTTTTGCCATCGTTAACGCGATGAATGATCAGTTTCAGGTGGCGGCAATTGCAATCTTTGCGTCTCTAGTATTGGATGGTATGGATGGCCGTGTAGCACGCATGACCAATACCCAAAGTGCATTTGGTGAGCAATATGACTCATTGGCGGATATGGTGTCCTTTGGAGTGGCACCAGCACTCGTTGCATATGAGTGGGCTCTCAAAGATTTAGGTAAGTGGGGTTGGTTGGCTGCTTTTACCTATTGCGCAGGCGCAGCACTCAGGCTTGCCCGCTTCAATGTAAATACTGGTGTTGTTGATAAAAAGTTTTTTCAGGGCTTACCTAGTCCAGCCGCAGGCGCATTGATGGCCGGATTCATATGGTTGGCTGACGATAACAAGATTCCCGTCCGAGATACAGCAATTCCTTGGGTTACCTTTTTCATAGCCGTCTACGCTGGCTTGACCATGGTCTCCAATGCCCGTTTCTATAGCGGCAAAGCATTGGATGTGCGCTATCGCGTACCGTTTGGCGTCATGGTTTTAATGATCCTCACTTTTGTTTTGATCTCCTCAAACCCGCCGTTGACCCTTTTTGGTCTATTTGTGGTGTATTCCATCTCCGGCTATGTGATTTGGGGCTGGGAACGACTCAGCGGTAAGCGTTTTAGCTAA
- a CDS encoding phosphatidylserine decarboxylase, producing the protein MMYPHPIIAKEGWPYLALVGALTLLVHFLGGIAWSWPLWIIFFFVLQFFRDPQRIPALGRDLVLSPADGRIVVVEKAHDPYAEREALKISVFMNVFNVHSNRSAINGLVKEIQYFPGKFVNADLDKASTENERNAVVIDANGQIVTLVQVAGLIARRILCYIHVGDRLKAGERYGFIRFGSRVDVYLPLTAEPLVTVGDKVFATNTALARLPGLD; encoded by the coding sequence ATGATGTATCCGCACCCCATTATTGCGAAAGAAGGTTGGCCGTATTTGGCACTAGTGGGGGCCCTGACTTTGCTAGTCCATTTTTTGGGCGGTATTGCTTGGTCTTGGCCGCTCTGGATCATCTTCTTTTTTGTTCTACAGTTCTTTCGCGATCCTCAGCGTATTCCTGCGCTGGGTCGTGATCTCGTGTTGTCTCCAGCAGATGGTCGCATTGTCGTAGTTGAAAAAGCGCATGATCCTTATGCTGAACGTGAAGCACTCAAAATCAGTGTGTTTATGAATGTCTTCAACGTGCACTCTAACCGCAGTGCCATCAATGGCCTTGTGAAAGAGATTCAATATTTTCCAGGCAAGTTTGTGAATGCCGATTTGGATAAAGCCTCTACTGAAAATGAGCGCAATGCTGTAGTGATCGATGCTAACGGCCAGATCGTCACCTTAGTTCAAGTTGCAGGTTTAATTGCCCGTCGCATCTTGTGCTACATCCATGTGGGCGATCGTCTTAAAGCCGGAGAGCGCTATGGCTTTATTCGCTTTGGTTCACGAGTTGATGTCTACTTGCCTCTTACTGCTGAACCTCTCGTTACTGTGGGTGATAAAGTATTTGCTACAAACACGGCTTTGGCGCGTCTGCCAGGCTTAGATTGA
- the ilvC gene encoding ketol-acid reductoisomerase — MKVFYDKDADLSLIKGKKVTIIGYGSQGHAHALNLKDSGVNVTVGLRKDGASWSKAANAGLAVKEVAEAVKDADIVMMLLPDEQIAEVYNKEVHGNIKQGAALAFAHGFNVHYGQVQPRADLDVIMIAPKAPGHTVRGTYAQGGGVPHLIAVYQDKSGSARDLALSYATANGGGRAGIIETNFREETETDLFGEQAVLCGGAVELIKAGFETLVEAGYAPEMAYFECLHELKLIVDLIYEGGIANMNYSISNNAEYGEYVTGPRVVTEDTKNAMRQCLKDIQTGEYAKSFILENKAGAPTLISRRRLNAEHDIEVVGAKLRAMMPWIAKNKLVDQTKN, encoded by the coding sequence ATGAAAGTTTTTTACGATAAAGACGCTGATTTGTCCCTCATTAAGGGCAAGAAAGTCACCATCATTGGTTATGGTTCACAAGGACACGCACACGCATTGAACCTCAAAGACTCCGGCGTTAACGTTACCGTTGGTTTACGTAAAGACGGTGCCTCTTGGAGCAAAGCAGCGAATGCAGGTTTGGCTGTTAAAGAAGTTGCTGAAGCCGTAAAAGATGCTGACATCGTGATGATGTTGTTGCCAGACGAGCAAATCGCTGAGGTTTACAACAAAGAAGTGCATGGCAATATTAAGCAAGGCGCTGCCTTGGCTTTTGCCCACGGCTTCAATGTTCACTATGGTCAAGTTCAGCCACGTGCGGATTTGGATGTAATCATGATTGCTCCGAAAGCGCCAGGTCACACTGTACGTGGCACTTACGCTCAAGGCGGCGGTGTTCCACACCTCATCGCTGTTTACCAGGATAAATCTGGCTCTGCCCGTGACTTAGCTTTGTCCTACGCTACTGCCAATGGCGGCGGTCGTGCCGGCATTATCGAAACCAACTTCCGTGAAGAAACTGAAACCGACTTGTTTGGTGAGCAGGCTGTTCTTTGTGGTGGTGCCGTAGAGTTGATCAAAGCAGGTTTTGAGACTTTGGTTGAAGCAGGTTATGCACCAGAGATGGCATATTTTGAGTGCTTGCATGAGCTCAAGTTGATCGTTGACTTGATCTACGAGGGCGGTATTGCCAATATGAACTACTCAATCTCAAACAATGCAGAGTATGGTGAGTACGTTACTGGCCCACGCGTTGTGACTGAAGATACGAAGAACGCAATGCGTCAGTGCTTAAAAGACATTCAGACTGGTGAATATGCAAAGAGCTTCATCCTAGAAAATAAGGCAGGTGCTCCTACATTGATTTCTCGTCGTCGTTTGAATGCTGAGCATGACATCGAAGTTGTTGGCGCAAAATTGCGTGCCATGATGCCTTGGATTGCAAAGAATAAATTGGTTGATCAAACCAAGAACTAA
- the ilvN gene encoding acetolactate synthase small subunit, whose amino-acid sequence MRHIISVLIENEPGALSRVVGLFSARGYNIDTLSVAPTEDPSLSRMTIVTFGSDDVIEQITKHLNRLVEVVKVFDLSEGPHIERELMMIKVRAVGKEREELKRTTDIFRGRIIDVTDKSYTIELTGDGAKLDAFIDSIDRASILETVRSGGSGIGRGERILKV is encoded by the coding sequence ATGCGACACATTATTTCTGTATTGATTGAGAACGAACCCGGTGCTTTGTCACGGGTGGTCGGGCTGTTTTCTGCTCGTGGCTACAACATTGACACCTTAAGCGTTGCGCCTACTGAAGATCCATCGCTTTCACGGATGACCATTGTGACTTTTGGCTCCGATGATGTGATTGAGCAAATCACCAAGCACTTAAATCGCCTCGTTGAGGTGGTGAAGGTATTTGATTTAAGTGAAGGACCGCATATTGAGCGTGAACTCATGATGATTAAGGTGCGTGCCGTAGGTAAAGAGCGCGAAGAACTCAAGCGCACAACCGATATTTTCCGTGGCCGCATTATTGATGTCACTGATAAAAGCTACACCATCGAGCTCACTGGGGATGGCGCTAAATTGGATGCATTTATTGATTCGATTGATCGTGCATCGATTCTGGAGACCGTGCGTTCTGGCGGTTCTGGTATCGGGCGCGGTGAACGTATCTTGAAGGTTTAA
- a CDS encoding acetolactate synthase 3 catalytic subunit, whose translation MNTSSAEFLATKANKDSANTNPVAAPPEMIGAEMLVHALHKEGVEYVWGYPGGSVLFIYDEIFKQDKFEHILVRHEQAAIHAADGYARATGKVGVALVTSGPGVTNAVTGIATAYTDSIPMVIISGNVPTYAIGEDAFQEADTVGITRPVVKHNFLVKDVRDLPLVLKKAFHIAQTGRPGPVLIDIPKDVSAAKAPFVYPETLEMRSYNPVVKGHSGQIRKAVALLQEAERPYIYAGGGVILADAAPELKEFADLLGYPVTNTLMGLGGFPGSSPQFLGMLGMHGTYEANMTMQHSDVLIAIGARFDDRVIGNTEHFASHPRKIIHIDIDPSVISKRVKVDVPIVGNLKEVLQEMTAQLKAAGPRKNGDKLAAWWDQINEWRKKDCLKYDEASQIVKPQYVVQKLWELTGGDAFITSDVGQHQMWAAQFYKFDKPRRWINSGGLGTMGVGLPYAMGIKKAFPDQDVFAITGEGSIQMCIQELSTCKQYNTPVKIVSLNNRYLGMVRQWQELTYNKRYSSSYMDSLPDFVKLAEAYGHVGMRIEKKSDVEGALKEAIRLKDRTVFMDFQTDPEENVWPMVQAGKGITEMLLGSEDL comes from the coding sequence ATGAATACAAGCAGCGCCGAATTTTTAGCTACTAAAGCTAATAAAGACTCAGCAAATACAAATCCCGTAGCAGCGCCCCCAGAAATGATTGGCGCTGAAATGCTCGTGCATGCATTGCACAAAGAAGGTGTTGAATACGTTTGGGGTTACCCAGGTGGTTCAGTGCTCTTTATCTACGATGAAATTTTTAAACAAGATAAGTTCGAACATATTCTGGTTCGTCATGAACAAGCAGCAATTCATGCGGCGGATGGTTATGCACGTGCAACTGGTAAGGTTGGCGTTGCATTAGTGACCTCAGGTCCGGGTGTAACCAATGCAGTTACCGGAATTGCGACTGCTTACACTGATTCAATCCCGATGGTGATCATCAGCGGTAACGTACCAACCTATGCAATTGGGGAAGATGCCTTCCAAGAGGCAGATACCGTTGGTATTACTCGCCCAGTGGTAAAGCACAACTTCCTCGTGAAGGATGTGAGAGATTTGCCACTCGTTTTGAAAAAGGCATTTCACATTGCACAAACTGGCCGTCCAGGTCCTGTCCTGATTGATATCCCCAAGGATGTCTCAGCAGCCAAGGCGCCCTTTGTATATCCAGAAACTTTGGAGATGCGCTCTTACAACCCAGTAGTGAAGGGCCATAGCGGCCAAATTCGTAAGGCTGTTGCTTTGTTACAAGAAGCGGAGCGCCCATATATTTATGCTGGTGGTGGTGTGATCTTGGCAGATGCAGCGCCTGAGTTGAAAGAGTTCGCTGATCTCTTAGGCTATCCAGTAACCAATACCTTGATGGGTTTAGGTGGATTCCCAGGATCAAGCCCACAATTTTTGGGTATGCTTGGTATGCACGGTACCTACGAAGCCAATATGACAATGCAACATAGTGATGTGTTGATTGCGATTGGTGCGCGTTTTGACGACCGCGTGATTGGCAATACCGAGCACTTTGCAAGCCATCCCCGCAAAATCATTCACATCGATATTGATCCTTCTGTTATCTCCAAGCGCGTGAAGGTTGATGTTCCGATTGTTGGCAATCTCAAAGAAGTATTGCAAGAGATGACTGCGCAATTAAAAGCAGCTGGTCCACGCAAGAATGGCGACAAGCTTGCTGCTTGGTGGGATCAGATCAATGAATGGCGCAAGAAAGACTGCCTCAAATACGACGAAGCTTCGCAAATTGTGAAACCACAGTATGTGGTCCAGAAATTGTGGGAGCTCACCGGTGGCGATGCTTTCATTACCTCTGACGTAGGCCAACACCAAATGTGGGCTGCGCAGTTCTATAAGTTCGATAAGCCTCGTCGTTGGATTAATTCTGGTGGTTTAGGCACCATGGGCGTTGGTTTGCCATATGCTATGGGCATTAAGAAAGCCTTCCCCGATCAGGATGTCTTCGCGATTACTGGTGAAGGCTCCATCCAGATGTGTATTCAGGAGTTGTCTACCTGTAAGCAATACAACACGCCTGTGAAGATCGTGTCTTTGAACAACCGTTATCTCGGTATGGTTCGTCAATGGCAAGAGCTCACCTATAACAAGCGTTATTCCAGCTCTTACATGGATTCTTTGCCTGACTTTGTGAAGTTGGCGGAGGCCTATGGTCACGTTGGTATGCGCATTGAGAAAAAGTCTGATGTTGAGGGTGCACTCAAAGAAGCAATTCGCTTAAAAGATCGTACGGTATTTATGGATTTCCAGACCGACCCAGAAGAAAACGTTTGGCCAATGGTTCAAGCAGGTAAGGGCATTACAGAAATGCTCTTGGGTAGCGAGGATCTCTAA
- a CDS encoding RNA polymerase sigma factor: MASAQELSDFLSSVEQRAFKQAVYAVRDDDAALDIVQDAMIKLAEKYGDRPAAELPLVFTRILQNRIHDYFRRQKVRNTWVTLFSNMGKKTDENEDFDPLESLSAPDDSEIHQDGSQKMEQSQLLQALESEIAKLPVRQREAFLMRYWDELSISETAKAMSCSEGSVKTHCSRATQTLAKALKLKGITL, from the coding sequence ATGGCATCAGCCCAAGAACTATCTGATTTTCTGAGCAGTGTTGAACAGCGGGCTTTCAAGCAAGCGGTATATGCCGTGCGTGACGACGATGCCGCGCTAGATATTGTTCAAGATGCCATGATCAAGTTAGCCGAAAAATATGGTGATCGCCCTGCTGCTGAACTTCCACTAGTTTTCACTCGAATCTTACAAAATCGGATTCACGACTATTTTCGACGTCAAAAGGTCAGAAATACTTGGGTCACCCTGTTTTCCAATATGGGTAAAAAAACTGATGAAAACGAGGATTTTGACCCCTTAGAGTCACTTTCAGCCCCAGACGACAGTGAAATTCACCAAGACGGCTCCCAAAAAATGGAGCAAAGTCAGCTTTTACAGGCTTTGGAGTCAGAAATAGCTAAATTACCTGTACGTCAACGAGAAGCCTTCCTAATGCGTTATTGGGATGAGCTAAGTATTTCTGAGACTGCCAAAGCAATGAGTTGTAGCGAAGGTAGTGTCAAAACGCATTGTTCTAGAGCAACACAAACCTTAGCTAAAGCATTGAAATTAAAAGGAATTACGCTGTGA
- a CDS encoding DUF3619 family protein, with translation MKHFEEQLTEIQADQFGRASAALLSHGAQSLPTGIKERLHAARMKALSVRKAEKVRVQTRILAGATGNWGSQSSGLWDAMSWVAPLAVLVFGLIGIAQWQDNSRINDIAEVDAALLSDDVPPDAYADSGFMAFLKHGPLSDADDNATDSLSSK, from the coding sequence GTGAAACACTTTGAAGAGCAACTTACTGAGATCCAGGCTGACCAATTTGGTCGGGCTAGTGCCGCCCTGCTTAGCCATGGCGCCCAAAGCCTGCCTACTGGCATCAAAGAACGCCTCCATGCTGCTCGCATGAAAGCCCTTTCCGTCAGAAAAGCAGAAAAGGTGCGCGTCCAAACCAGAATCTTGGCTGGAGCTACCGGCAATTGGGGTTCACAGTCCAGCGGTCTATGGGATGCAATGAGTTGGGTAGCACCCCTCGCCGTTTTAGTCTTCGGACTCATTGGCATTGCTCAGTGGCAAGATAACTCTCGTATTAATGACATTGCTGAAGTCGATGCAGCCTTGCTGTCTGATGATGTCCCTCCAGATGCTTATGCTGATAGTGGTTTTATGGCCTTTTTAAAACACGGTCCACTATCTGATGCTGACGACAATGCTACAGATTCCCTATCCAGCAAATAA
- a CDS encoding DUF3106 domain-containing protein: MPLHLKSLFASLSSALVIAVFCCGITPAMAQTAGSAAHGKSTAIPEKTPDGTWESLKPAQQQILNPLKDDWDYMLPDSRKKWTQVANIYPKMSEQDQQRLQSRMASWSNLSQKERRIARENYLSSLKFPAEKKAEAWSAYQKLSDEQKKKLAEVEAKKKPKAVNAPTLQQHAINPQTTPPPPAPKPRSMTTEGAPPASDTGSAY; the protein is encoded by the coding sequence ATGCCACTTCATTTGAAGTCTCTATTCGCTAGCCTCTCTAGCGCGCTAGTCATTGCGGTCTTTTGCTGCGGCATTACCCCTGCGATGGCCCAAACTGCTGGGAGTGCTGCTCATGGTAAATCTACCGCTATTCCAGAGAAAACACCTGACGGTACTTGGGAAAGTCTCAAGCCAGCACAACAACAGATTCTGAATCCGCTCAAAGACGACTGGGACTATATGTTGCCCGACAGTCGCAAAAAGTGGACTCAAGTAGCCAACATCTACCCAAAGATGAGCGAACAAGATCAACAACGCTTGCAGTCACGCATGGCTAGTTGGTCTAACCTATCGCAAAAAGAGCGTCGGATTGCACGTGAAAATTACCTCAGTAGCCTCAAGTTCCCAGCTGAGAAAAAAGCAGAGGCGTGGAGCGCCTATCAAAAACTCAGTGACGAGCAAAAGAAAAAATTAGCTGAAGTTGAAGCTAAGAAAAAACCGAAGGCGGTCAATGCTCCGACATTACAGCAGCATGCCATCAATCCACAGACAACCCCTCCCCCGCCTGCTCCTAAACCTAGAAGCATGACGACTGAGGGAGCTCCACCAGCCTCTGATACCGGCTCGGCTTACTAA
- a CDS encoding RDD family protein, giving the protein MTPTELKALPAPHFWRRVSCSLYEQLVLLGVISLTFLLPNLGLGILFGVSLPSWLTFLYLYIVLGIYFVWYWTKSGQTLAMQTWRIRIIDLQGHTLNRPQALWRYVYSSLWMIPCIGLQWALHLEKWQIIEMLFTVALFLWPLTIYLDRRDSAHRQALPDRFAGTRLVELPKNLVTLS; this is encoded by the coding sequence ATGACACCAACTGAACTCAAGGCTTTACCAGCACCCCATTTTTGGCGACGGGTATCGTGCTCCCTCTACGAGCAATTGGTTCTACTGGGTGTGATTTCCCTTACCTTTCTACTTCCCAATCTGGGCTTAGGCATTTTGTTTGGCGTCTCGCTGCCCAGCTGGCTTACCTTCTTATATCTCTACATCGTCCTCGGGATTTATTTTGTTTGGTACTGGACTAAATCTGGCCAAACACTGGCAATGCAAACCTGGCGCATTCGAATAATTGATCTTCAGGGTCACACCTTAAATAGACCTCAAGCCCTATGGCGCTATGTCTATAGCTCCCTGTGGATGATTCCTTGTATTGGATTGCAATGGGCATTGCATTTAGAGAAATGGCAAATCATTGAGATGCTATTTACGGTTGCACTGTTCTTATGGCCGCTCACTATCTACCTAGACCGTAGAGATTCAGCACATCGTCAAGCCTTGCCAGACCGCTTTGCCGGAACCCGTTTAGTTGAGTTACCAAAGAACCTAGTAACCCTCTCGTAG